ATCGGTGAGCAGGGTTGTGGCCTAACAATCTCCTGAGTAGGCCTGTCACACCTGTCCCCATCCATGTTTTTGCTTCGAGGACGTGCCATACAGTGTTTCTGGTGGGTTTGGCTGCCCTCGCTGCTCCGGCGCTCCCCTTCTATGCCATCCCCTACTGCAAGACCATCGAGACCAAGCGATTCATCGCCGTTTTCCAAAAACTGCGACGTCGCATTCGCCTTGGTGGTCGCATCGATACTCTCCTCTCTCTATCCTAGACCTGCTTTCCTTCGCCGTTTATTCACCGACGACCACAAGTAGCAGACCTGCTGTCTCCTTCCCTCCTGCCACACCGACGAGTCGTTGGGTTGGGACTGTTGAAGGAGCCTCATGTTTCCCCGCAGAAACGAATCATCAACGTCCTGCCGAGACAGTAAGGCTTAAACTTTCtgccgtctctctcttcatGTTGCTAGGTGGTAGCAATACACCACGGGCACCCATCTAGCTATCCCCTCTGAGGCACACAAACAAagaaaaccaaaaaaaaaaaacaaaaaaaaaaaaaaccgtTGATCGATCGACGCGGCAGATACGCCTGGGCTCGACCGTTCCATCGATTGGGGACGCCTATCCAagcaggggggaggggcggccgCTCTTTGCACCACCCGACTTCTTGGACGGGCCGGCGGGCTCAGACAAGCTCCCTTGATCCGTGTTGCAAAAGAGTGACGTGAATGCTCAGGGGATCCATATCCTTCCAGAGAACCCGAACGAGACAGAAAGACCATCATTCCGAAGTCCCGGTAGGAACAACCAAAGGAACACGATCAATCCGATAATGGATCAGATCGCAACAGATCCACGGGAGGAGAGCAAacgggcgaggacgatgggaaATGTTCGTCTGAGGCATCCCGAGACGAACGAGATCATCCTCATTCCAGCACCATCCACGGATCCGAATGACCCCCTGAACTGGTAGACGTCCACTGGCCCAGACTGACGAGCTTCGAGGGCTCTTTCATTTGCTGACTGGTCCTCCAGGCCACAATGGCACAAGTACTACATGGCGGGGTTGATTTGCACCGCCATGATGATGTGCAATTTTCTGGCAGCCGGTACGTCGGCTCATCAAGTTGGGGTTCGAAATGATTTTCTAACGAACTCCTCGTCGCAGGCCCCTCGATAGCGTTGCTGGAGGCAGCTTTGGAGTTCTTCCCCGCGGCGGCCACCGACAACGACGTCCTCACTCTGGCAATCGCACAGACTGCATACTTCttcacgacgacggcgctgctACAGGGCGTGGGCAACTTCTTCTGGGTGCCCATGGCCAACAAGttcggccggcggccagtCTACATCGCGAGCTACTCCATTTATTTTGCATGCACGATCTGGCTCATTTTTGACCACACCTACGGCGGCTTCCTGGCTGGTCGAATCCTGATGGGATTCGGagccggggcggcggagacCATTGCCCCTATCTCCATTGCCGATGTCTTCTTTCTGCATGAAAGAGGAACCATCATGGCGTAGGTGAAAGTTCTGATCAATTTGCGGGTCGGCAGATCTTTAACACCACCATGACAGGTTGTACACCGCGTTCCTCTCGGCAGGAGTTGGCTTCGGACTGGTCATTTCTGGGTAAGTAACGATAGACGCCCCCTTAACAGGATTTCAATATTCCTAACGCGTGTTTCCTGGCAGGCTTGTCACGATCAACCATGACTGGAGAGTAATTTACCAGGTTTCTGCCGCCTTGGTCGGAGCtgtgcttcttctcgccttCTTCACTTTTCCCGAGACAGCATACGAGCGAGACGATGCAAGCGCCTGGAACCGCCTTGGCTCGCTGGGCGGGAGCAAGCCAGGGTCCATGGGGTCAGAGACAGAGCTCTCCCGCCCCGCGAGGGATTCGTCGGAACCCGCGAAACAAACATACCTAACGTCCCTGAAGCTTTTCAACAAGACCCTGACGCAAGAGAGCCTGCTGAAGCTCGCCCTGCGGCCGTTGGGCCTGATCATCCTCCCACCTGTTTTGTGGGCGGCGCTAGTGCAGGCTGTGACGGTTGGTTTCCTCGTGGCCGTGACTTCAAACGCGGGGTCCGCATTCTACACAGCATATGGCTTCGATTCTTGGCAGATTGGTCTCTGTTTCATCGCTGGTATTATCGGTGCTCTTCTTGGAAttccggccggcggccaccTGGGCGACATGGTTGCCGACTGGTTCACCAGGCGAAATGGAGGTATTCGGGATCCGGAGATGCGACTTCCTGGCATGATCATTAGCCTGGTCACGACGCCGCTGGCATTGGTGTTGtacggcgtcggcatcgaga
The DNA window shown above is from Colletotrichum destructivum chromosome 2, complete sequence and carries:
- a CDS encoding Putative major facilitator superfamily, MFS transporter superfamily, with product MDQIATDPREESKRARTMGNVRLRHPETNEIILIPAPSTDPNDPLNWPQWHKYYMAGLICTAMMMCNFLAAGPSIALLEAALEFFPAAATDNDVLTLAIAQTAYFFTTTALLQGVGNFFWVPMANKFGRRPVYIASYSIYFACTIWLIFDHTYGGFLAGRILMGFGAGAAETIAPISIADVFFLHERGTIMALYTAFLSAGVGFGLVISGLVTINHDWRVIYQVSAALVGAVLLLAFFTFPETAYERDDASAWNRLGSLGGSKPGSMGSETELSRPARDSSEPAKQTYLTSLKLFNKTLTQESLLKLALRPLGLIILPPVLWAALVQAVTVGFLVAVTSNAGSAFYTAYGFDSWQIGLCFIAGIIGALLGIPAGGHLGDMVADWFTRRNGGIRDPEMRLPGMIISLVTTPLALVLYGVGIENQLHWICPTIGIGLLTFSISQGTNICLVYVIDAYRPVAGEITLAVMGFKSIFGFLLSFYTNTWVEEAGYENAFGAMAGIASAVLVLWVPLFVWGKTIRHESWKWRIVRYVHWNEDREVGE